The proteins below come from a single Triticum aestivum cultivar Chinese Spring chromosome 5D, IWGSC CS RefSeq v2.1, whole genome shotgun sequence genomic window:
- the LOC123124583 gene encoding RING-H2 finger protein ATL72-like, with the protein MVNMDGAMECIARVCRAIVTACDTIAAAALLVRESAEALRVAAESARNEPTPTPDDVGVEAEQVRPSAPDESYMRPPADHDGSAATSDDRSECVICMEPYEAGGDRCRVLPSCGHMFHRRCLRTWLRTSSTCPLCRASTEPAPAHVRRATPV; encoded by the coding sequence ATGGTCAACATGGACGGTGCGATGGAGTGCATTGCACGAGTATGTCGGGCCATCGTCACAGCTTGCGACACGATCGCGGCCGCCGCGCTGCTCGTCAGGGAGTCCGCGGAGGCCCTCAGGGTGGCCGCGGAGTCGGCCCGGAACGAGCCGACCCCGACGCCGGACGACGTTGGGGTGGAGGCAGAGCAGGTGCGGCCGAGCGCACCTGACGAGTCGTACATGCGGCCACCCGCCGACCACGACGGCTCAGCCGCCACTTCGGATGACCGGAGCGAGTGCGTGATCTGCATGGAGCCGTACGAGGCCGGCGGCGACCGGTGCCGCGTCCTGCCGTCGTGCGGCCACATGTTCCACAGGCGCTGCCTCAGGACGTGGCTGCGCACCAGCAGCACTTGCCCGCTCTGCAGGGCATCCACAGAGCCGGCGCCGGCGCACGTCCGGCGGGCAACTCCGGTGTAG